One Apodemus sylvaticus chromosome 14, mApoSyl1.1, whole genome shotgun sequence DNA window includes the following coding sequences:
- the LOC127665111 gene encoding histone H2A type 1-B codes for MSGRGKQGGKARAKAKTRSSRAGLQFPVGRVHRLLRKGNYSERVGAGAPVYLAAVLEYLTAEILELAGNAARDNKKTRIIPRHLQLAIRNDEELNKLLGRVTIAQGGVLPNIQAVLLPKKTESHHKAKGK; via the coding sequence ATGTCTGGACGCGGCAAGCAGGGCGGCAAGGCTCGCGCCAAGGCCAAGACCCGCTCCTCCCGGGCCGGCCTGCAGTTCCCCGTGGGTCGCGTGCACCGGCTGCTCCGCAAGGGCAACTACTCGGAGCGCGTGGGCGCCGGCGCCCCGGTGTACCTGGCGGCCGTGCTGGAGTACCTGACGGCCGAGATCCTGGAGCTGGCGGGCAACGCGGCCCGCGACAACAAGAAGACGCGCATCATCCCGCGCCACCTGCAGCTGGCCATCCGCAACGACGAGGAGCTCAACAAGCTGCTGGGCCGCGTCACCATCGCGCAGGGCGGCGTCCTGCCCAACATCCAGGCCGTGCTGCTGCCCAAGAAGACCGAGAGCCACCACAAGGCCAAGGGGAAGTGA
- the LOC127665114 gene encoding histone H2B type 1-C/E/F/G/I — protein sequence MPEPAKSAPAPKKGSKKAVTKAQKKDGKKRKRSRKESYSVYVYKVLKQVHPDTGISSKAMGIMNSFVNDIFERIAGEASRLAHYNKRSTITSREIQTAVRLLLPGELAKHAVSEGTKAVTKYTSSK from the coding sequence ATGCCTGAGCCAGCGAAGTCCGCGCCCGCACCGAAGAAGGGCTCCAAGAAGGCGGTGACCAAGGCGCAGAAGAAGGACGGCAAGAAGCGCAAGCGCAGCCGCAAGGAGAGCTACTCGGTGTACGTGTACAAGGTGCTGAAGCAAGTGCACCCCGACACGGGCATCTCCTCGAAGGCCATGGGCATCATGAACTCGTTCGTGAACGACATCTTCGAGCGCATCGCGGGCGAGGCGTCGCGCCTGGCGCATTACAACAAGCGCTCGACCATCACGTCCCGGGAGATCCAGACGGCCGTGCGCCTGCTGCTGCCAGGCGAGCTGGCCAAGCACGCCGTGTCCGAGGGCACCAAAGCCGTCACCAAGTACACCAGCTCCAAGTGA
- the LOC127664773 gene encoding olfactory receptor 2B2-like: MSVANESISREFILLGFSDRPWLELPLFVVFLVSYVLTIFGNMMIILVSRLDSKLHTPMYFFLTNLSLLDLCYTTSTVPQMLINICSTRKVISYGGCVAQLFIFLALGSTECFLLGVMSFDRFVAICRPLHYSVIMHQRRCLQLAAACWISGFSNSVLQSTWTLQMPLCGHKEVDHFFCEVPALLRLSCVDTTANEAELFFISVLFLLIPVTLILISYAFIVKAVLRIRSAEGRRKAFGTCGSHLIVVVLFYGTAIYMYLQPPSPASKDRGKMVSLFYGIITPMLNPLIYTLRNKEVKGACKRLVTRVILSRK, encoded by the coding sequence ATGAGTGTGGCCAATGAGAGCATCTCACGGGAGTTCATTCTCTTGGGGTTTTCAGATCGGCCATGGCTGGAGCTGCCACTCTTTGTGGTGTTTCTAGTGTCCTATGTTCTGACCATCTTTGGAAATATGATGATAATTCTTGTGTCCCGCCTGGATTCCAAActccacacccccatgtactttttcctcacTAACCTGTCCCTGCTGGACTTGTGCTACACCACAAGCACAGTCCCACAGATGCTCATCAACATCTGCAGCACCCGGAAGGTGATCAGCTATGGAGGCTGTGTGGCCCAGCTTTTCATCTTCCTGGCCTTGGGTTCCACAGAATGCTTTCTCCTGGGCGTCATGTCCTTTGACAGGTTTGTAGCCATCTGTCGGCCTCTCCACTACTCAGTCATCATGCACCAAAGGCGCTGCCTCCAACTGGCAGCTGCGTGTTGGATCAGTGGCTTCAGCAACTCAGTATTACAATCCACATGGACCCTTCAGATGCCACTGTGTGGTCACAAGGAAGTGGACCATTTCTTCTGCGAAGTCCCTGCCCTGCTCAGATTGTCCTGTGTGGATACAACAGCCAATGAAGCAGAGCTGTTCTTCATCAGCGTACTATTTCTTTTAATACCTGTGACTCTCATCCTCATATCATATGCATTTATTGTGAAAGCAGTGTTGAGAATCAGGTCAGCTGAAGGTCGGCGAAAGGCGTTTGGGACGTGTGGCTCCCACCTCATTGTGGTGGTCCTCTTTTATGGCACAGCTATCTACATGTATCTGCAGCCACCATCCCCTGCTTCCAAGGACCGGGGGAAAATGGTGTCCCTCTTTTATGGGATCATCACACCCATGCTGAACCCCCTCATCTACACACTCAGGAACAAAGAGGTAAAGGGAGCGTGCAAGAGGCTGGTGACAAGGGTCATCCTGAGTAGAAAATAA